The Williamwhitmania sp. nucleotide sequence GTTCAAAATCAACTATCCCGATTGGGGACGCTACTACATCAGGGTAATCAACCCTGAGTCGGGTCAAAGCTGCGGCGACATCATATACATGGATTGGCCCATGTCGCGTGGACGTTCCAAGGGCGATATGCCCGGTGGTGCTACCATGCTATCGCTATCTACCGACAAAACTACATGCAAGGTGGGTGAGGAGGTTAAGGTTACCATTCCGGGTGCAGAGGGTGCACGCGCCCTTGTCTCCATCGAGAATGGTTCGAGGATTGTGAAGGCCTACTGGGTTGATGCCGGTGATACCTACAATACCATAAAGTTGGAGGCTACTCCAGAGATGACCCCCAACGTGTTTATTAACGTTACCTTAGTGCAACCACACCTTCGGAAAAACAACGACCTCCCCATTCGCCAGTATGGCATTGTTCCATTAGAGGTTATTGACCCTCAAACAAGGCTAACGCCCCAGATTGAGATGCCTGAATCACTTAAGCCGGAAAAGGATGTTGCCATTACGGTTTCCGAAAAGAATGGAAAGCCAATGACCTATACGTTAGCCGTGGTTGACGAGGGGTTGCTAGACATCACCCACTTTAAAACACCTGACCCGTGGAACAGTTTCTATGCGCGGGAGGCGCTTGGCGTTAAGTCATTCGATCTTTACGACGATATTATTGGTGCCTTTGGTGGTGAGATGGGCCGGTTGTTATCCATTGGCGGTGATGAGGAACTCAAGGCCGACGACAATGGGAAGGGGCTTCGCTTCAAACCGGTGGTGAAGTTTATGGGACCTTTCACCCTAGGAAAAGGAAAAAAGGCTACCCATAAATTCCGCATGCCAAACTACATTGGTTCCGTTCGAACTATGGTAGTGGCAGCTGGCAATGGTGCCTACGGATTTGCCGAAAAGGCAACACCCGTAAAGGAGGCGCTCATGGTGATGGCGACCCTGCCTCGCGTTCTTGGTCCATCGGAAGAAGTTTTGTTGCCAGCCAACGTATTTGCAATGGAGGAAGGGGTTCATAAGGTTAATGTGAAGGTTAAGACCAGCAACCTGCTGGAAATTGTTGGCGGCAATACCCAAACCATAAACTTCGACAAGCCCGGCGATCAGGTAGTGTTCTTCCGGTTGAAAGCAAAGCCTGCAGTTGGTAACGCCAAGGTGGAGGTTTACGCCGAAGGCAATGGGAATAAATCGACCTACACAATTAATATTGAGATAAGGAATGCCAATGTTCCCATGGCTAAGATTACCGATGCCGAGGTGGCTCCGGGACAGAAGTGGGACGACACCTTTAAACCGTTCGGCATTACTGGAACAAACAAAGTTAGCTTGGAACTGTCGGCCATTCCTCCAATTAATCTGGGCGAAAGGTTACGCTATCTCATAGCCTATCCCCACGGTTGCGTTGAGCAAACCACATCCAGTGTTTTTCCTCAGCTATATCTCGCAAAAGTTATCGACCTGCCAAAGGAACAGGTTGTCCGAACCGAGGATAACGTGAAGGCAGGCATCCAACGGCTCATGCAGTTTCAAACTGCCGATGGTGGGTTTATGTATTGGCCCGGTTACTACCGCTATGTAGACGATTGGAGCACCTGTTATGTCGGCCACTTCTTGCTTGAGGCCAAAAAGGCGGGCTACTCCGTTCCCGACCAAATGCTTACGAAGTGGAAGGATTACCAATCGTCCGCTGCTCGAAGATGGACCGATGATACCAATTATGGATATCACTATACCGAATTGGTTCAGGCCTATAGACTTTACACCTTGGCACTTGCTGGTTCTCCTGAAATGGGTGCGATGAATCGGTTGAAGGAGGTAAAGGACCTTAGCCTTCAAGCGCAATGGCGCCTTGCGGCAGCATATGCTCTAGCAGGGAAAACCGATGTAGCAAATCAGATGGTAGCATCGCTGCCCGATCGAGTTCCAGCATACCGAGAGTGGGCTTACACCTATGGCTCCGACCTTCGCGACAAGGCGATGATTCTTGAAACTCTCACCACTTTGGATAAAACGGCACAGGCTGCCTCCGTTGCAAAAGATTTGGCCACCGATATGAATTCTAGCCGTTGGATGAGTACGCAGGAGACTGCCTATTCTCTATTGGCTATGGCTAAGTATCAAGCCATGTCCAAGTCTGATAAGGGACTTAAGACTTCGATTGATTTTAACGGTAAGGGAGAGAAGGTTGAAACCGATCTTAGCATGGTGGAGCACCCATTGACTATTAAGGAGGACGGAAGTAATTCGCTCCAAGTTACCAATAAGAGCAAGGGAACGCTATTTGTGAAGCTACGCGAGGTGGGCGTACCTCTTCAGGGCGATGAGCAAAGTTCACGCAGCAACCTTAATATGAGCGTTCGCTTTCTTAGCAATGGTACCCCTATTGATGTTTCTCGTCTAAAACAGGGAACTGAATTTACCGTTGAGGTAACCGTTACCCACCCCGGCATACTTAAGGAGTATAAGGACCTAGCGTTAACCGAGGTATTCCCATCCGGTTGGGAAATTCGGAATACGCGTCTCGAGGGTAATGAACCTTCGCTAGGAAGTTCTAGTAGCGATTATCAAGATTTCCGAGACGACCGTGTGATGACTTATTTCGACCTTCGCCCTGGCGAGACAAAGCGCTACGTAATTATGGTTACGGCCACCTATGCGGGTAAGTTCTACTTCCCCGGTGCATACTGCGAAGCAATGTATGATAATTCCATATCGGCCAAGGACAAGGGAATGTGGGTAGAAGTTGTAACCAACTAATCAAAGTTCTTATTTGAGTTTATCTTGTTCTGAACGTGTTTAAAATTCGGCCCAACCATGCAGGTTGGGCCGAATTGTTTATTTACGCTATTGAGTCTTTCTGCATCAACAACAGTTGCAAAAGAAAAGGCTACCCGATTGAGGTGGCCTTTTCGAATTATGGACATAAAATGCTATTCTTCGTCTTGATCTGATTCGTATGCCTTGAGCAACTTCTCCTGAATTTCGCTCGGTACCTGTTCGTAGTTGGCAAACTTCATTCCAAAGGTTGCTCTACCACTGGTAATCGACGAAAGGGTGGTTGAATACTTGTGCATTTCTGAAAGCGGAACGTGGGCAGTAATCTTCTCGAACCCCTTCTCGCTACCCATCCCCATAATGATTGCGCGACGGTTTTGTAAATCACTCATCACGTCACCCATCTTATCGCTGGGAACAAGAACCTCCACATCGTAAATTGGCTCCATAATCTTTGGCCCAGCATTTTTAAACGCGGTTTTAAACGCATTTCTTCCTGCCAATCTAAAGGAAATTTCATTGGAGTCAACGGGGTGCATCTTCCCGTCGTATACGGCAACGCGGATGTCACGTGCGTAGGAGCCGGTGAGTGGTCCCTCTTCCATTTTCTCCATAACACCTTTGAGAATAGCCGGTAGAAAGCGGGCATCAATTGCTCCACCTACAATGCAGTTGTAGAAAACGAGCTTGCCACCCCAATCCAGCTTTACCTCCTCTTTTCCTCTAATGTTGAGGGTGATTTCCTTTCCGTCAACCTTAAACTTTGATGGATCGGGTGCACCTTCAATGTGTGGCTCAATTACAATATGAACCTCACCAAACTGCCCGGCTCCACCACTCTGCTTTTTGTGGCGGTAATCGGCAACCGCAGTTTTGGTAATGGTTTCGCGGTAAGGGATTTTTGGAGCAATAAAATCTATATCAATCTTATAAACGTTGTTCAAATACCACTTTAATATGTTGAGGTGATGCTCCCCTTGTCCTGAAACAATGGTTTGCTTCAGCTCTTTACTGTATTCTACCACAACCGTTGGGTCTTGCTGGTGGGTTCGGGTAAGAACTTCACCCATCTTCTCTTCGTCAGCCTCACTTCTTGCCTTAATGGCCGTTCTGAATTTAGGTTCAGGAAACTCAATTGGTGCAAATACCCAATCAGCTCCAGGCCCATTCAGCGTATGGTTCGACTTGGTATTCTTTAATTTAACGGTACATCCAATATCGCCAGCATAAAGTTCGGTGACCTTATTCCTGTTTTTTCCAGCTGAAGCAAAAAGTTGACTTAGCCGTTCCTTAACGTCGTTGTTCATGTTGGTAAGGTCCATGCCTTCGGTAACCTTACCCGATATTACCTTGAAGTAGTTAACCTCGCCAATATGTGATTCATGTAATGTTTTGAATACAAAGATGGAAGTTGGAGCATTGGAGTCGCAGGCAATCTCTGTGCCGTCGGTAGCCTTAGGTTTTGGAACTTGATTTGGATAGGGGGTAACGTTAATAATAAACTCCATTAACCGTCTTATACCCATATCCTTTTTGGCCGATCCGCAGAAAATGGGAAAGAGGTCACGATTGGCGATACCCCTTCTGAGGCCACGGCGCATCTCCTCCTCTGTAAGGCTACCTTTTTCAAAGAAAATCTCCATCAACGGTTCGTCATTTTCAGCCGCTGCTTCTACAAGTGCGTTGTGCAGCTCAGCAGCACGTTCGGCTTCATCTGCAGGAATGTCATGTTCTGTGCGCACACCGGTTTCTCCATCAAATTTGAAGAGTTTCATGATGAGCACATCAATAATTCCGTCAAAACCAGTACCGGTATTGAGTGGGTATTGGACTATGATTGCTTTCTTACTAAAGCTTTGGCGGATGCTGTCAAGGGTTCCTTCCCAGTTGGCCTTATCGCTATCGAGTTGATTCACGAAAAACATCATTGGCTTAGCGTACTTCTCAAGGTATCGGCCCTGAATCTCGGTACCAACTTCTACACCATTTTGAGCATTAATAACCATAATGGAAGTGTTGGCCACCCGAAGGGCCGGAATCACCCCGCCAACGAAATCGTCACCGCCAGGCGCATCGATGATGTTTAGCTTGTGGTCTAGGTACTCAGTGTAAAGCACGGAGGAGTATATGGAGCGAAGGTAAACCTGCTCTATTTCGGTGTAGTCCGATACCGTGTTCTTTGCCTCAACGGATCCTCTGCGATCAATCACCTTTCCTTCGTACATCATGGTCTCCGCAAGGGTGGTTTTTCCAGAACCGGCATTGCCGAGCAGAACAATGTTCTTG carries:
- a CDS encoding elongation factor G, with translation MKSYLTNQIKNIVLLGNAGSGKTTLAETMMYEGKVIDRRGSVEAKNTVSDYTEIEQVYLRSIYSSVLYTEYLDHKLNIIDAPGGDDFVGGVIPALRVANTSIMVINAQNGVEVGTEIQGRYLEKYAKPMMFFVNQLDSDKANWEGTLDSIRQSFSKKAIIVQYPLNTGTGFDGIIDVLIMKLFKFDGETGVRTEHDIPADEAERAAELHNALVEAAAENDEPLMEIFFEKGSLTEEEMRRGLRRGIANRDLFPIFCGSAKKDMGIRRLMEFIINVTPYPNQVPKPKATDGTEIACDSNAPTSIFVFKTLHESHIGEVNYFKVISGKVTEGMDLTNMNNDVKERLSQLFASAGKNRNKVTELYAGDIGCTVKLKNTKSNHTLNGPGADWVFAPIEFPEPKFRTAIKARSEADEEKMGEVLTRTHQQDPTVVVEYSKELKQTIVSGQGEHHLNILKWYLNNVYKIDIDFIAPKIPYRETITKTAVADYRHKKQSGGAGQFGEVHIVIEPHIEGAPDPSKFKVDGKEITLNIRGKEEVKLDWGGKLVFYNCIVGGAIDARFLPAILKGVMEKMEEGPLTGSYARDIRVAVYDGKMHPVDSNEISFRLAGRNAFKTAFKNAGPKIMEPIYDVEVLVPSDKMGDVMSDLQNRRAIIMGMGSEKGFEKITAHVPLSEMHKYSTTLSSITSGRATFGMKFANYEQVPSEIQEKLLKAYESDQDEE